From Sporosarcina sp. FSL W7-1349, a single genomic window includes:
- a CDS encoding acyl-CoA dehydrogenase family protein — MAVKEKEVQEELDIFSSTIRGFAQEKIAPVAASIDENHQVPSGLMEEMKEMGMFGVPFPEEHGGSGFGWRAYYMMVEELAKIEGSIPAIIGAHTTIASNTIYVAGTEEQKRKYLTPLAQGKYLGAFALTEPGAGSDAAGIRTVAKKDGDDWIINGSKCFITNAPSADVFVVFAKTDMEKGARGGITAFIVEKGAEGLSIGKVEKKLGIRGSETSDVILDNVRVPSSQVLGEVGEAFKYAMRVMQNGRLSIAAQSLGLAKGAFEMAVEYAKERQQFGKSIASFQSIQNKIAEMKMEIFAIESMLESAIRLMEEGKPFNLEGSIVKAYASEKADAIINESLQVFGGYGYTMDFPIERMLRDSRINRIYEGTSEIQRVVIAKEVFRG, encoded by the coding sequence ATGGCGGTAAAAGAGAAAGAAGTCCAAGAGGAATTAGATATATTTTCTAGTACAATACGAGGATTTGCGCAGGAGAAAATCGCTCCTGTGGCAGCGTCCATTGATGAAAATCATCAAGTCCCTTCTGGTTTGATGGAAGAGATGAAGGAAATGGGGATGTTCGGCGTTCCCTTTCCGGAAGAACACGGAGGCAGCGGATTCGGGTGGCGGGCGTATTACATGATGGTGGAGGAGCTTGCGAAAATCGAAGGCTCGATTCCGGCGATTATTGGAGCACACACAACGATTGCATCGAATACGATTTATGTCGCAGGGACAGAAGAGCAGAAAAGGAAGTATTTAACGCCGCTCGCTCAAGGGAAGTATTTGGGCGCCTTCGCTTTGACTGAACCGGGAGCAGGTTCGGATGCGGCGGGAATTCGGACTGTGGCGAAGAAAGATGGAGACGATTGGATCATTAATGGAAGCAAGTGTTTTATTACAAACGCGCCTTCCGCAGACGTTTTCGTCGTGTTTGCCAAAACGGATATGGAAAAAGGAGCCCGCGGCGGAATCACAGCGTTCATCGTCGAAAAAGGGGCAGAGGGCCTATCCATCGGGAAAGTGGAGAAAAAATTGGGAATCCGGGGCTCGGAAACGAGTGATGTCATTCTGGATAACGTTCGTGTTCCTTCCTCCCAAGTCCTCGGCGAAGTGGGGGAAGCCTTCAAATATGCGATGAGAGTCATGCAGAATGGCCGGTTGTCCATTGCAGCCCAATCGCTCGGCTTGGCCAAAGGGGCTTTTGAAATGGCAGTAGAATATGCCAAAGAGAGACAGCAGTTTGGAAAATCGATTGCGAGCTTCCAGTCGATCCAGAACAAAATTGCCGAAATGAAAATGGAGATTTTCGCTATCGAATCTATGCTGGAGAGCGCCATCCGGCTGATGGAAGAAGGGAAACCATTTAACTTGGAAGGGTCCATCGTGAAAGCCTATGCTTCGGAAAAAGCGGATGCAATTATCAATGAATCGCTTCAAGTATTTGGCGGTTACGGCTATACGATGGATTTTCCAATCGAAAGAATGCTTCGTGATTCGCGGATCAATCGTATTTATGAAGGAACGAGCGAAATTCAGCGAGTGGTTATTGCGAAGGAAGTCTTTCGTGGATGA
- a CDS encoding class I adenylate-forming enzyme family protein: MISTILKEGLQKNPHKIAIYEKDKAFSYEELDQRIGQLAEGMKKSLRLEQGDVLAIQASNRIEFVWTLYACWRLGVAVTTMNPALKPDEIKHQLENSNAKCFFYENSCKEKAAEAMRNMEIHPVQVLLDGPVNESEIRFSSLFIGRGISEQEIDQDAVALIIYTSGTTGKPKGVLLTHRNVVSMIHGVIESLHLQESDRSYLILPLFHVNSIHFTLSAPIYLGASVVLTNRFDPNEFLRNVEQFKPTYTVGVPTVYKLLADLPSEEIQKYDLSPLKFGLCGGAPLTESEFHRFQQNYPFQFLEAWGLSEAAACSTSNPLHGTQKIGSIGIPLPGQQVKVVDEQGGEVPRGERGELIVKGDVVMAGYLNNPEATEEALRDGWLYTGDIGYEDEDGYFYLVGRKKDVIIRGGINIYPKQIEEVLYEISSIKEAAVVGIPDEKYGEEVVAYVSVHESDQLSEEAIITYCKEKMANYKCPVKIYFLDALPKNSVGKIVKHELGKITV; the protein is encoded by the coding sequence ATGATTTCGACCATTTTAAAGGAAGGATTACAAAAAAATCCTCACAAAATTGCAATATACGAGAAAGACAAAGCATTCTCTTATGAAGAACTCGATCAGCGGATTGGTCAGTTGGCGGAAGGGATGAAAAAGTCTCTCCGTCTCGAACAAGGGGATGTCTTGGCCATCCAAGCTTCCAATCGGATTGAATTTGTTTGGACGTTATATGCGTGCTGGCGACTGGGCGTGGCGGTGACAACGATGAATCCTGCTTTGAAGCCTGATGAAATCAAACATCAGCTGGAAAACTCAAACGCCAAATGTTTTTTCTATGAAAACTCATGTAAAGAGAAAGCGGCGGAAGCTATGCGCAATATGGAAATCCATCCGGTTCAAGTATTGCTGGATGGGCCGGTGAATGAGAGCGAAATTCGTTTTTCATCCCTGTTTATAGGTCGAGGAATTTCAGAGCAAGAGATCGATCAAGACGCGGTCGCACTCATTATTTATACGTCTGGAACGACAGGTAAACCAAAAGGGGTTTTATTGACCCATCGGAATGTTGTGAGCATGATCCATGGTGTGATCGAGAGCCTTCATTTACAGGAGAGTGACCGTTCGTATTTAATTTTGCCGTTATTCCATGTCAATTCCATTCATTTTACACTAAGCGCGCCTATTTATCTTGGGGCAAGTGTGGTGCTGACAAACCGTTTCGATCCGAATGAGTTTTTACGAAACGTTGAGCAGTTCAAGCCTACCTATACAGTAGGTGTGCCGACTGTCTATAAACTGCTGGCGGATCTTCCCTCCGAAGAAATCCAGAAATATGATCTAAGCCCATTGAAATTCGGCCTATGTGGTGGAGCTCCTCTTACAGAAAGTGAATTTCATAGATTTCAACAAAACTATCCATTTCAATTTTTGGAAGCTTGGGGATTGTCAGAAGCGGCGGCTTGTTCGACATCCAACCCTTTACATGGCACGCAAAAGATCGGCTCCATTGGTATCCCGCTTCCGGGCCAACAAGTGAAAGTTGTAGATGAACAAGGAGGGGAAGTCCCACGGGGCGAGCGGGGAGAATTGATTGTCAAGGGAGATGTCGTCATGGCGGGTTATTTGAATAACCCGGAGGCGACGGAGGAAGCGTTGCGGGATGGCTGGCTATACACCGGGGATATTGGGTATGAAGACGAAGATGGCTATTTCTATCTCGTCGGAAGAAAAAAGGATGTCATTATTCGGGGCGGCATTAATATTTATCCGAAGCAAATCGAGGAAGTTCTTTATGAAATTTCTTCTATTAAAGAGGCGGCAGTCGTCGGGATTCCTGATGAAAAATACGGGGAAGAAGTGGTCGCTTATGTCAGTGTTCACGAAAGTGATCAGTTGAGCGAAGAGGCTATTATTACGTACTGCAAAGAAAAAATGGCGAATTATAAATGCCCTGTGAAAATATACTTTTTGGATGCTTTGCCGAAAAACTCGGTTGGTAAAATCGTGAAACACGAACTAGGCAAAATTACTGTGTAA
- a CDS encoding ABC transporter ATP-binding protein, with protein MLKLTDIHTYYGKVHALKGISIQVEEGSIVSLIGANGAGKSTTLKTISRLIQPKQGHFEWKGSSFIRKPSNEIVKQGIIHCPEGRRVFPLLTVEENLKIGAYQSKDKKTDERNLEKVFTYFPRLKERLQQKAGTLSGGEQQMLAIGRSLMGNPKVLLLDEPSLGIAPIIVREIFEIIKAINKEGTSILLVEQNAHMALEISDYAYVLENGRIALEGKAEDLRQNEEIKQLYLGK; from the coding sequence TTGTTGAAGCTAACTGATATTCATACGTATTACGGAAAGGTTCATGCGTTGAAAGGAATTTCCATTCAAGTGGAGGAAGGATCCATAGTGTCACTAATCGGCGCAAATGGAGCTGGAAAATCGACTACACTGAAAACAATTTCCCGACTGATCCAGCCGAAACAAGGTCATTTCGAATGGAAAGGGTCTTCCTTCATTCGAAAACCTTCCAATGAAATCGTCAAACAAGGGATCATTCATTGTCCGGAAGGGCGCCGTGTGTTTCCATTGCTAACGGTTGAGGAGAACTTGAAAATCGGAGCGTATCAATCAAAAGATAAGAAAACGGATGAACGTAATCTGGAAAAAGTGTTCACGTATTTTCCACGGCTGAAAGAGCGGCTTCAGCAAAAAGCAGGTACTTTGAGTGGTGGAGAACAACAGATGTTAGCGATTGGCCGGTCTCTGATGGGGAATCCAAAAGTATTATTGTTGGATGAACCATCCCTTGGGATTGCACCAATCATCGTCCGGGAGATTTTTGAGATTATCAAGGCGATCAATAAGGAAGGGACATCCATCCTGTTAGTGGAGCAGAACGCTCATATGGCATTGGAGATTTCCGATTACGCGTATGTATTGGAAAACGGTCGGATTGCCTTGGAAGGAAAAGCAGAAGATCTGCGGCAAAATGAGGAAATTAAACAATTATATTTGGGCAAGTAG
- a CDS encoding ABC transporter ATP-binding protein, with amino-acid sequence MLTFENVTVQFAGLTAVDRLSFTVPEGSIYSIIGPNGAGKTTVFNCISRFYTPTGGRILFNEKDLLKVKPHEVVREGIARSFQNVELFSEMTVLENLLTGLHPLMKRNIFSISVHLPSVRKAEKEAKDKAYDVMEMLDITELAHEKVSDLPFGYQKMVDIGRAMMAEPKLLLLDEPVAGMNPVETQQISELIIRLKEEMGYTILLIEHDMSLVMKVSDYLTVVNFGQKIAEGLPQEVQNDPVVIEAYLGEVEPLVEAN; translated from the coding sequence ATGTTAACCTTTGAAAATGTGACTGTCCAATTTGCGGGATTGACTGCTGTTGATCGTCTGTCGTTCACAGTACCGGAAGGCAGTATTTATTCCATCATCGGGCCAAACGGAGCGGGAAAAACGACCGTGTTCAACTGCATTAGCCGTTTCTACACACCTACAGGCGGCCGTATCCTTTTCAATGAAAAAGATTTATTGAAAGTGAAACCGCATGAGGTCGTACGGGAAGGCATTGCCCGAAGCTTCCAAAATGTCGAGTTGTTTTCCGAAATGACGGTGTTAGAAAACCTATTAACCGGATTGCATCCTTTGATGAAACGCAATATTTTCTCCATTTCCGTCCATTTGCCTTCTGTCCGGAAAGCGGAAAAAGAAGCGAAGGATAAGGCGTATGATGTGATGGAAATGCTCGATATTACGGAACTTGCTCATGAAAAGGTATCCGATCTTCCTTTCGGTTATCAGAAGATGGTCGATATCGGCCGTGCGATGATGGCGGAACCGAAACTGCTGCTGTTGGATGAGCCGGTTGCGGGTATGAATCCTGTTGAAACGCAGCAAATCAGCGAATTGATCATCCGTCTGAAAGAGGAGATGGGATATACCATTTTATTGATCGAGCATGACATGTCATTGGTGATGAAAGTGTCGGATTATTTGACTGTTGTCAATTTTGGTCAAAAGATTGCGGAAGGGCTGCCGCAGGAAGTGCAAAATGATCCGGTTGTCATCGAAGCCTATTTGGGGGAGGTGGAGCCTCTTGTTGAAGCTAACTGA
- a CDS encoding branched-chain amino acid ABC transporter permease, with translation MKQLLGNKKAWVSLLILFALAFPMLVGNSGYFMTLFVLACVYVIAAMALNLLVGFGGQISVGNAAFLVIGGYTVAILAGKYNLPIWLLLPLSGVVTGVIGLVIGLPAVRLSGHFLAVATLGFGLSVPQIVLNWDTMTNGYSGLSVSRPAFLSSDIQFFYVVVLITLLVIWVMNNIVKSGLGRAFIAIRDSEVAAQANGIHIAFYKTMMFVISAFFTGIAGGLYAYWIGFVSPDDFSIVTSLMLLAMIVVGGMASIPGAIIGAVLFTIIPHFTNAFVGITNIVIGLAVVLVLFFRPKGIVSLFDFAKKPHSKQESSEPASASASVKGVARDVNL, from the coding sequence ATGAAACAACTTCTTGGGAATAAAAAAGCGTGGGTCAGCTTGTTGATTTTATTTGCCCTGGCATTTCCGATGTTGGTCGGGAATTCGGGTTATTTCATGACACTCTTCGTCCTGGCTTGTGTGTATGTCATCGCGGCGATGGCTTTGAACTTACTAGTTGGTTTCGGTGGACAGATCTCCGTCGGAAATGCAGCTTTCCTCGTAATCGGGGGATATACGGTCGCCATTTTAGCGGGGAAATATAATTTGCCGATTTGGCTGTTGCTTCCGCTTTCTGGAGTGGTGACAGGCGTGATCGGTTTGGTTATCGGCTTGCCGGCTGTCCGATTGAGTGGCCACTTTTTAGCCGTGGCGACGCTTGGGTTCGGTTTATCTGTTCCGCAGATCGTATTGAATTGGGATACCATGACGAATGGTTATTCGGGTCTCTCGGTTTCCCGGCCCGCCTTCCTCTCTTCCGACATTCAGTTTTTCTATGTCGTCGTCCTCATAACCCTCCTAGTTATCTGGGTCATGAATAATATTGTGAAAAGCGGATTGGGCAGGGCATTTATTGCCATTCGTGACAGTGAAGTGGCTGCGCAGGCAAACGGTATTCATATTGCATTTTATAAAACGATGATGTTTGTCATCAGTGCCTTTTTCACCGGCATCGCGGGCGGATTATACGCGTATTGGATCGGGTTTGTCAGTCCGGATGATTTTAGTATCGTGACGTCGCTTATGTTACTTGCCATGATTGTGGTTGGCGGGATGGCTTCCATTCCTGGTGCCATCATTGGTGCCGTGCTCTTTACGATTATTCCGCATTTCACGAATGCGTTCGTCGGGATTACGAATATTGTCATTGGTTTGGCGGTCGTGCTCGTGCTGTTTTTCCGTCCGAAAGGGATCGTGTCCCTCTTTGATTTTGCGAAAAAACCACATAGTAAACAAGAGTCGAGTGAGCCTGCATCGGCTTCCGCGTCTGTGAAAGGGGTGGCGAGAGATGTTAACCTTTGA
- a CDS encoding branched-chain amino acid ABC transporter permease, with translation MQIIISGLIFGCVYGLAGLGMVLIYKTTGVVNFAQGEMAMITTFVSFLFLSSLNLPYLVSFFLALAFAAILGIVIYQVFMKRIQNQSHIFQMVMTLGLFLILNGVAGLIWGHHPTSYPEAVQGAPFQIGSVFVTPNELFVVGLTAVLMLLFFFFFKYSKVGLAMRASSQDITAAELMGVKVSTVFLSIWAIGAILGGVAGMMTAPITFLNINMMFTVLVMAFAAAVLGGFVSLPGALVGGLIVGVFENLVSYYGAPEMKMVYTFLLIVAVLYIRPQGIFGGEKMVKKV, from the coding sequence ATGCAAATTATTATCAGTGGATTGATCTTCGGCTGTGTGTATGGTCTGGCAGGATTAGGGATGGTGCTCATTTATAAAACGACCGGCGTAGTGAATTTTGCGCAAGGGGAGATGGCGATGATCACGACATTTGTCAGTTTCCTGTTTCTATCCAGCCTGAACTTGCCGTATCTGGTCTCCTTTTTCCTTGCACTCGCCTTTGCCGCGATACTCGGTATTGTCATTTATCAAGTGTTCATGAAGCGGATTCAGAACCAATCCCATATTTTCCAGATGGTAATGACGCTAGGATTGTTTCTCATTCTGAATGGGGTTGCCGGATTGATCTGGGGGCATCATCCGACGAGTTATCCGGAAGCTGTGCAAGGGGCTCCTTTTCAAATTGGCTCGGTTTTTGTGACGCCAAATGAGTTGTTTGTTGTTGGATTGACTGCTGTTTTAATGTTGCTGTTCTTCTTTTTCTTCAAATATAGCAAAGTGGGGTTGGCGATGCGGGCCTCGTCACAGGATATTACGGCAGCCGAACTGATGGGGGTGAAAGTGTCGACGGTCTTTCTGTCCATTTGGGCAATCGGAGCTATCCTTGGTGGAGTAGCCGGCATGATGACTGCGCCTATCACTTTCTTGAATATTAATATGATGTTCACAGTTTTGGTAATGGCTTTTGCGGCCGCGGTACTTGGCGGGTTTGTCAGTTTGCCCGGTGCGTTGGTCGGCGGATTGATCGTTGGGGTGTTTGAAAATCTAGTCAGCTACTACGGTGCTCCGGAAATGAAAATGGTGTATACCTTCCTGTTGATCGTGGCAGTGCTTTACATTCGTCCACAAGGCATATTCGGCGGAGAAAAAATGGTGAAGAAGGTGTGA
- a CDS encoding ABC transporter substrate-binding protein, whose translation MDKRGYRKKWRKIGIKGFLCLMIIMLLAACNGEPEGTSSSADASEGKSDLPQGVTDSEILVGFVGPQTGATAIYDSSRKAVESYFNYINENGGVNGRTLKLVAYDNQGEPAKTVQMVKRLVEQDKVFAMVGNVGSSANLAVLDYYKQTGIPVIMPGTGNKQLMDPPIPNVLGGSVINYSIEAKLLLDYAVNQADAKTIAIAYQNDDLGKEGYEAIKEAIGNYADVEIVEEVNFLQTDVEFSSQAQKIQNAKPDAVIVLSTPNPAANFKKALYRIGANDITYIVASVGGNDSNLFELAGEDVWNGTISAATIPIPGGGDESDSLKLFVERFGSDHPKEPLVGVSQSGWGSAEVFVEGLKRAEDNLDWPSFLETFYTFDNWKDSIYAGVSFSEENHYGVTSLYLTEAKDGKIESTSVIMTVDPKTGEVTSD comes from the coding sequence ATGGATAAGCGAGGATATCGGAAAAAATGGCGGAAGATTGGTATCAAAGGCTTCTTATGTTTAATGATCATTATGTTATTGGCCGCGTGTAACGGTGAGCCGGAGGGAACTTCAAGCAGTGCGGATGCTTCGGAAGGAAAGAGCGATTTGCCGCAAGGGGTAACGGATAGTGAAATTCTTGTTGGTTTTGTAGGTCCGCAAACCGGGGCTACTGCCATTTATGACTCGAGCCGGAAAGCGGTTGAATCCTATTTCAATTACATCAATGAAAACGGGGGAGTCAATGGACGGACGTTGAAGTTGGTTGCCTATGACAATCAAGGGGAACCAGCGAAAACCGTTCAAATGGTAAAAAGACTTGTGGAGCAGGATAAAGTGTTTGCAATGGTTGGAAACGTAGGATCCAGTGCCAACTTAGCGGTTTTGGATTATTACAAGCAGACAGGCATTCCTGTCATTATGCCAGGGACAGGAAATAAACAATTGATGGATCCGCCGATTCCAAACGTATTGGGTGGCAGTGTCATCAATTACTCCATTGAAGCGAAACTTCTTTTGGATTATGCGGTCAATCAAGCGGATGCCAAAACGATTGCCATCGCCTATCAGAATGATGATCTAGGAAAAGAAGGATATGAAGCGATCAAAGAAGCAATCGGTAATTATGCGGATGTAGAAATTGTAGAAGAAGTGAATTTCTTGCAAACGGATGTAGAGTTCAGTTCGCAGGCTCAAAAGATTCAAAATGCAAAACCGGATGCTGTCATTGTATTGAGTACACCGAATCCGGCAGCTAACTTTAAAAAGGCTCTTTATCGGATCGGGGCAAATGATATTACGTATATTGTTGCGTCTGTAGGCGGTAATGACTCGAACCTCTTTGAACTTGCGGGAGAAGATGTTTGGAATGGAACGATTTCAGCTGCTACGATTCCGATCCCGGGTGGAGGAGATGAAAGCGACAGTTTGAAGTTGTTTGTTGAACGATTCGGGTCCGATCATCCGAAAGAGCCGTTGGTTGGTGTAAGTCAATCGGGCTGGGGAAGTGCGGAAGTGTTCGTTGAGGGCTTGAAACGGGCCGAGGATAACTTAGACTGGCCAAGCTTTTTGGAAACCTTCTATACATTTGACAACTGGAAAGATTCCATTTACGCAGGTGTTTCATTTTCCGAGGAAAATCACTATGGCGTCACATCGTTGTATTTGACAGAAGCGAAAGACGGAAAAATCGAATCTACTTCTGTCATTATGACAGTCGATCCGAAAACGGGTGAAGTTACTTCGGATTAA